Proteins from one Mytilus galloprovincialis chromosome 11, xbMytGall1.hap1.1, whole genome shotgun sequence genomic window:
- the LOC143052532 gene encoding S-adenosylmethionine-dependent methyltransferase Rv2258c-like, whose amino-acid sequence MRRCLEPQKLDVSSDDDKNPEVYEERFNTIVYNGVVALGIGLGHKVGLFKTLLKLSEPETSQSIADNAGLQERYVREWLFSMVAAKIVFITDDNKYYIPADCKTKTSKSLMATLIPAAAPLTKDVEKCFRSTDPSAAGYDFSKLGEVFEFMNQDRASCDGKWIEENLVPSQCKTKDKIRTILDIGCGVGRITVNMAKYFPDSKLIGIDVDQYAIETALKMKEEEKLTNVEFYLMGAEDLKQEWTGIFDWVTMLTVLHDLPNPDPCLQQALRVMKDDGVMTILDPLCHSDPKLNVGSKLFASSLTMSCYVCLPSSLSEPPAVGNGIGWGFENRANYLKQNGLTVHGDDSVAVIHCSKAGK is encoded by the exons ATGCGTAGATGTCTTGAGCCACAGAAGCTTGATG ttTCATCAGATGATGATAAAAATCCAGAAGTTTACGAGGAAAGATTCAATACCATAGTTTATAATGGAGTTGTCGCTCTTGGTATAGGACTTGGACACAAAGTTGGTCTTTTTAAAACGCTTCTTAAATTGTCCGAACCAGAGACCTCACAATCAATAGCAGACAATGCAGGATTACAGGAGAG atatgttAGAGAGTGGTTGTTTTCAATGGTTGCCGCCAAAATCGTGTTTATAACAGACGACAACAAATACTACATACCAGCTGATTGTAAGACGAAAACATCTAAAAGTTTGATGGCGACATTGATACCAGCCGCTGCTCCTCTCACCAAGGACGTGGAGAAATGTTTCAGGTCAACAGATCCATCAGCAGCTg GGTATGACTTTTCAAAACTGGGTGAAGTATTCGAGTTTATGAATCAGGACAGGGCGAGTTGTGACGGAAAATGGATAGAAGAAAATTTAGTTCCCTCTCAATGCAAAACTAAAG ACAAAATCAGAACAATACTGGACATCGGATGTGGGGTTGGTAGAATAACTGTAAACATGGCGAAGTATTTTCCTGATTCTAAACTTATCGGAATTGATGTAGATCAGTATGCAATAGAAACTGCGCTTAAAATGAAGGAGGAGGAAAAGCTAACAAACGTTGAATTCTATCTTATGGGTGCGGAAGATTTAAAACAAGAGTGGACAGGAATATTTGATTGGGTAACGATGCTTACCGTTCTGCATGATCTCCCAAATCCAGATCCATGTCTTCAACAAGCTTTACGTGTCATGAAAGACGATGGCGTAATGACTATTCTAGACCCACTATGTCATTCGGATCCGAAACTAAACGTTGGAAGTAAACTGTTTGCATCGTCACTAACAATGAGCTGTTATGTTTGCCTCCCTAGTAGTTTGTCAGAACCGCCTGCAGTGGGAAATGGAATTGGTTGGGGATTCGAAAACAGGGCAAATTACTTGAAACAAAATGGACTGACTGTACACGGAGACGATTCTGTTGCTGTCATCCATTGTTCAAAAGCCGGAAAATAG